The following are from one region of the Quercus robur chromosome 1, dhQueRobu3.1, whole genome shotgun sequence genome:
- the LOC126715969 gene encoding uncharacterized protein LOC126715969: MDGKGVGGGGGGAKGGGSDGGKVGGVGVPSGGDNSSKGSGSDAGKMVAPGTGGASQISRDSFESNPKGYFSALHANEKANEKGNK, encoded by the coding sequence ATGGACGGCAaaggtgttggtggtggtggaggaggtgCCAAAGGAGGAGGAAGTGATGGGGGAAAAGTTGGTGGCGTTGGTGTCCCAAGTGGTGGTGATAACTCTTCGAAGGGCAGTGGCAGCGATGCTGGAAAGATGGTTGCTCCTGGGACTGGTGGAGCGTCACAAATTTCAAGGGACTCCTTTGAAAGTAACCCCAAGGGATATTTCTCAGCCCTTCATGCTAATGAAAAGGCTAATGAGAAGGGAAATAAATAG